The DNA region TTTCAGGACGCTCCTGAATTTCGACGGAGCTCATGAAGTAGCGGTCACCAATCTTCAGCATGCCCTGAGGATGGTGGGTTTCGAATGCCAGGGTGATCTGTCCAGCAGGCGTCCAGCTGGAGCCGCGACCCAGAGCTGCAAGGTCGGACTGCACCTGTGGAAGGGCCGCGAAAGCGGTGCCGGTGCTGACCATGGCCAGGCAGGAAAGCATCAATCGTTTCAGCATGGGCAAGAGCGTAGGGAAGAATGGTCAGGCGACTGTCTACTGACGTGGAGCCCGGGTTCGGTCAGTCACGACCTCAGCGACTGACTCCTTCTGCCAGTTCCACTACCTCTTGAGGTTTCAGCACGCCCTTGAACCAGACGATGCGGCCTTCAAAGTCGGAGTGCTTCACTCCGGCCTTCTCGAGGTTGAGTCGTTCCGACACGCAGATGATCACGTCCTCGCGGCCCGATTTGCGCAGCAGCTCGAATTTTTTCCTGAGGTACTCTGGTCGCCAGTAGCCGACGATCTCCACCAGCACACTGCGCCCGTCCGGGTGCTCCAGCCGGAAGTCGGGCAGGATCACGCCCCCGGGAACCGGCACCAGATCCACCTCCCGTTCCAGCGTCCAGTCGGTCTTCAGTTTCTCGAACCGGTCGGCGAATCCCGCCTCCAGAGCACTGTCGTGCTCTTCGGGGGCCCTGTAGTGGCTGACGTAGCCGTCCTCGCTGGTGAGCTCAAGGGTCCACAGGTCGTCTTTGGGATCGACCCAGGCCAGGTCCTTGCGGGCTTTGACCTCCGCTGTCAGGTCCCATTTGGTCACATGCAGCAGGGCTGGCAGAAATTTGGCCATCGCCAGACCGTAGCGGGTGGTCGAACCCAGCAGACTGCTAGGTCCGTCCATGGTGAGGGTAAACCCGAATTTCGGATCACCCTCCACGGTCAGCATCAACCCGAACAGCTTGGTGTACTTGAGCAGCTGCTTGTAACGAGCCGGCTCGTTGCGCCTGGCGGTGATGACGAGCGAGTAGGCCCGGTAAAGCTGGCCCTGGGTATTGGCGAGGTCGTAGCGCTGAATCAGTTCAGTGGGGGAGAGCCCCGGCGCTTCGGTCATGGTCTGCTGATCGCTCAGGTCGGCGTAGAGGAGATGGCGGAGATCCTGCCCATCGTCGATGCCCAGCTGCCTTCTGGCCGCTTCCAGCACCTGCGAGGTTCGCCGGCGACTGGGGACCCCTTCCTGCGCGAGCGCGAAGACCTTTTCGCGGACCGCGGATGGTTCGGCCGCACCCGCAGCTTCGAAGCTGGCCTGCTGACTCAGGAGATGAGCCATCCCCCGGATCACCTTGATTCCCCGGCGTCCCCGCTCCAGTTCGGCCAGCGCTTCGTCGAGCTCGAAGCGTGGATGACCCAGGTGCTGCTCGAAGATACCGATGAGGGTCTCGGCCAGTTCCAGGTTGCCGGGCGTGGGCTTCAGCCGGCGTGGTTCCACCACGCCGCCCTTCACCTGGAACGTCAGCAGTTCAGTGGGGAGCATTCAGGTCCTCCCAGCCGGAGATGGCGGCGTCCGGCAGACCTCCGGGCTGCCACTGTCCCCGGCGCTGCTGGCTGACCCGCTCTTCGGTCGTGCCTTCAGTGATCACCTCATAAAGCACTGCCTGCTTGCCCTCGGCCCGGCGAAGAATGCGGCCCAATCGCTGGATGTGCTCGCGCTCGGTGGAGGTCCCCGACAGGACCACCGCCACGCTGGCTTCCGGAACGTCCACCCCTTCGTTGAGCACCCGGCTGGTCACCAGCAAGCGATATTCGCCTGCCCGGAACCGCTCCAATACCGCATGCCGCTCCTTGGTGGGGGTCTGGTGGGTGATGGCCGGAATCAGGAAGTCCCGGCTGATGCGGTAGACCGTCTCGTTGTCGTTGGTGAAGATAATGGTGCGTTCACTCGGATGCTGCGCCAGGATCTCTTCGAGCACCCGCAGTTTGCCTTCGGTGCCGTACGCGACGCTCTTGGCCTCCCGGTGGGCCAGGAAGGCGCGCCGGCCTTCTGGCGTACCGCTGGAGCGGATGAACTCCTGCCAGCCTTCGGTGGAGCCGATCCGGATGCCGTATCTCCGGAGATACTCGTTACGTAGGGCCATCAGGCTGTCGTAGTGTTCCCGTTCACTGGGACTAAGTTTGACCCGGATGATCACTTCGCGGTAGTCGGCCAGGGTGTCTCCAGAAAGGTCTTCTGGAGACACGGCATATACCACCGGCCCAACCAAATGCTCCAGGTCCGCTTCCCGGCCGTCGCTGCGTTTGGGCGTGGCGGTGAGACCCAGGCGGTAGGGCGCGATGGACATCTCGGCGATGGAGCGGTTGAAGTCGCTGGGGAGGTGGTGGACCTCGTCGAAGATTAGGGTCGTGTAGCGACCCGCGAGCTCTTCGGCGTGAATGGCCGCCGAGTCGTAGGTAGAGACCAGTAAGGGTGTCTCGTCGCGGCTGCCTCCCCCAAGCAGGCCGATGCTGGTGTCAGGGAATGCGGCCAGCAGTCCGCTGTACCACTGCTGCAGGAGGTCCAGGGTGGGCACGCAGATCAGGGCAGTGCGGGGGGTATCCCGCAGCGCCAGTTGAGCAACCAGGGTTTTCCCGGCTCCGGTGGGCAGCACGACCACTCCTCGCCGTCCGGCTGCTTTCCAGGCAGCCAGCGCTTCTTTCTGATGCGGGTAGGGAGTGATCTCACGGGTGTAGGTCAGTCCCAGGTCTCCGAACGCTTTCGCTCGGTCCTCGAACTTGATGCCGGCGCTTTTCATCTCTAGAGCGATATCGCGGTAGGCCATACCACGGGCGCGGTAGGACTGGCTGCGCTCATCCCAGATGAAGTGGCCCTTGACCACTTCCGGCGGTTCCTGCATCACCAGGGTGCCGCGGTCCAGCCGGAGGACGGGTTTCTTCAAGCGGTGATGGCCTCGATAGGGACAGCGACGATGGCAACGTCTCCGTCTACGACCTGAATCTGCAACCGATCGACGCCCTCTAATTGGCTGACCAGGGAGCCGATGGGCCAGACGGCTTCTTCGCCGTCTGGGAGCAGCAGGTGCACTTCCCGGTCGTTCATCCAGAGGATCTCCACCACTTCGGTCTGGGGGTCCGCGACGACCACTTCAGCTTCGTTGCAGTCAGCGAATTGCACCTTTGAAGTGTAGAGGTTCAGCCCATGCCATAGAGCGATATGGAACGCTATTAGGATGCTTGCCAGTCATACCATCGATCTACTGTCCCAAAGCGCGGATGTACTGCAAGGTGTCGCCGTGCAGGGGAGCACCGTGCCAGGTGGCTTCGCTGGCCGCACTCACGTGTCCATCCGCTACCCGCCAGACCCGCAGAGCGTCGTGCAGACGGTCATAAGCCAGGACGAAGCCGTTGGCAGGGCAGTCGTGCTGACGGCAACCGGTGATCACGAAGGTGCGTGCATCGTTTTGCAGCTGAGACTGGACATCCATGTTGTGCAGCAGGTGCTGGTAGCCAGCCGGGCCGATCAGGGCCTGGAGTCTGGCGGCGACGGCGGGTTGCCTGACGAACTGCTCCGGAGCCTGATCGCCCTGCGGAACGATGGCGGGTTGCGTAGCGGTGTTGAGCACGGGGGCGTAGCCACCGGCCTGAGCGATAGGTGCGGCGGAGCAGAGGGTAAGGGCAGCGAAGGCGAAGAGGAGTTTGTTCATGGCTCTAGCATATGTTTTGGGGGCAGACTTCTGGCCGAACTCAGTGGCACACAATGCAAACAACGTGACTCCCCCTTCAAGCCCACTGATTCGATGCTCCCGGCCAGAGGAGTTAGAGGGTTGTGCTGAAAGTCGGAGGATTGCGTGACTCCGCCACGGCGAAGATCAGTTCAATGGCAACTTCGGAGAGATCCTGAGCACTTTCGATGGCCTGGGGGAAGCGGTGCCGCACGCCGCGTATCAGAGTCTGGTGCAGATGCGGATTGGCCGAGTACAACTCGTAGATGTAGGGCAACCGCTGCCGCATCACAGGTTGCCAGGAGAGGTCGGGCATCCGGTCACGCTTCAGATGACGGTTGAACTCGGACTCCGAGGGGACCAGGTTCCATAATTCATTGATCGGGTACGTCGTGATGGGCACGATGTGATCGACATCGTAGTTCCCGGGATTCAGGGGAACCTCCGTCCAGAAGCACCGCAAGTCCTTGCCTTCCATCATCATCAGCTCGAACTGGTTGCGTTCCCAGTTCAGCGGTCTGCGGCTGTCCGGCCTGTCGGTCAGGGCCAGGTAGACCTG from Deinococcus sp. Marseille-Q6407 includes:
- a CDS encoding DUF790 family protein — its product is MLPTELLTFQVKGGVVEPRRLKPTPGNLELAETLIGIFEQHLGHPRFELDEALAELERGRRGIKVIRGMAHLLSQQASFEAAGAAEPSAVREKVFALAQEGVPSRRRTSQVLEAARRQLGIDDGQDLRHLLYADLSDQQTMTEAPGLSPTELIQRYDLANTQGQLYRAYSLVITARRNEPARYKQLLKYTKLFGLMLTVEGDPKFGFTLTMDGPSSLLGSTTRYGLAMAKFLPALLHVTKWDLTAEVKARKDLAWVDPKDDLWTLELTSEDGYVSHYRAPEEHDSALEAGFADRFEKLKTDWTLEREVDLVPVPGGVILPDFRLEHPDGRSVLVEIVGYWRPEYLRKKFELLRKSGREDVIICVSERLNLEKAGVKHSDFEGRIVWFKGVLKPQEVVELAEGVSR
- a CDS encoding DEAD/DEAH box helicase family protein, with amino-acid sequence MKKPVLRLDRGTLVMQEPPEVVKGHFIWDERSQSYRARGMAYRDIALEMKSAGIKFEDRAKAFGDLGLTYTREITPYPHQKEALAAWKAAGRRGVVVLPTGAGKTLVAQLALRDTPRTALICVPTLDLLQQWYSGLLAAFPDTSIGLLGGGSRDETPLLVSTYDSAAIHAEELAGRYTTLIFDEVHHLPSDFNRSIAEMSIAPYRLGLTATPKRSDGREADLEHLVGPVVYAVSPEDLSGDTLADYREVIIRVKLSPSEREHYDSLMALRNEYLRRYGIRIGSTEGWQEFIRSSGTPEGRRAFLAHREAKSVAYGTEGKLRVLEEILAQHPSERTIIFTNDNETVYRISRDFLIPAITHQTPTKERHAVLERFRAGEYRLLVTSRVLNEGVDVPEASVAVVLSGTSTEREHIQRLGRILRRAEGKQAVLYEVITEGTTEERVSQQRRGQWQPGGLPDAAISGWEDLNAPH